In Clostridium ljungdahlii DSM 13528, the genomic window AAATTTAATGTCTTCTATGAATGTACAAACACCAAAAGTTCAATCAAGTTCTTCAAGTCAAAATAGTACTTTTGATTCTTTTGTTAAATCCGGTAGTAATGATAATAACAGTAAGGTGGACACTAGAGATACTACGTATAAACCATCTAATGAATCTATAGATAAAAATAATAACGTAAGTGTGGATAAAAATACAACAAAGGTACAATCATCAAATTCCAATAGCGAAAATAAAAATGCTGTAGATAATGAACAAAGTGATGATTCTAAAATTGAAACTTATTTAAAGAAAGCTGGATTTACAGATGAGGAGATAGCAGATATTAAACAGAAGATTAAAGATGGCAGTATAGATAAGAACAGTGTACTTTCACTTTTAAGTCTGCTATTTGGAAATAATCAGGGTATTCAAAGTAAATCCAATGACTTTCTAAATATGGTAACCAAAGAATTAAGCAGTGAAATTTCAAAAGTTTCAACAAATGGAGATTCTCTACAATCTATTTTAAATCAGGAAATATCCAAAAGTCTTAGTGATACTTCAAATAAAGATGTATCAGGTAACGTTAAAGATGTCTTAAATAAGGCATTAGATAAGAAACTTGATTTCCTAGTGGATATTCTAAATAAATTTGATAAAAGTGGACAACTTACTCAAAAGCTTTCTAAAAAAATAGCAGATAATATTATGTCCAAGTTATCTAATGTTATGTCAAATTCATCTGAAAATGATATAAGTGATTTAAAATCTCAAATATACACTGAACTTTTACAAAAGTTAAATCCAAAACTAGCAGACAATTTAAATTCGGGAAAGAATGTATCAACAAATAATTTATTTCAAATTATAAGCCAAAATAGACAAATGATAGAGAATTTAGATACAACAGGTAGTTCTCTTCAAAATTCTTCAAATGGTAATAAAAATTCTACAGGTGGTAACAGTAAAAACACTGATATATTGAATAAAATACTAAGCAGTGATGGAGAAGATACTAAGGACAATAAAATTTCTAAAGCAGTTAACTTTATGACGCAATTTAATAACGTCAAGGGAGGAAATATACTTGTAAATGCTACTGATGCTCAAAGTCTTAATTTAAATAAAGCTACTTTTAATTCAGATATGATAAAAACACTCAAGTATATGGATTTAAATGATGTGAAACAGTTAACTGTTAAAATTAATCCTAAGGAATTGGGAGATATAACTATAAATCTTGTTATGGAAGAGGGAAAGATGAAAGCAGTTCTCACAGCTTCAAACAAAGATGCCTATAATCTCTTAAATTCAAATATGCAGGATTTGTCAAATAAGCTTCAGAATAATGACATAAAAGTCCAAAGCTTTTCATTGAACTTATATCATGAAGACACAACTTTCTTCAAAAATGGAGATAATGGAAGTCAGAATCAAGATAATGAAAAAAGAAATAAAACTTTAACTGTAAATAGCATACAGGAGGAAGATGCTCAAGAGGAAATTGACTATTACAGTGACAGCAACGTAAATATGCTGGCATAGTTCTAAATTTAGTAAAGGAGGAAAACGAAATGGATATTACGGGTGCAGGTAATAATAGCACTAATCAGAAAAGTTATTCTTATCCCATTGATACCAATAGTAGTTCAGATACTACTTCAAATGGAACTAAAATAGTTAAGAAGAATAATGATATAGATAAAAATATGTTTTTAAAAATACTATCTGCAGAACTTGCAAATCAAGATCCAACTAGCAGCGATTCTCAAAGTTCAACTCAGTATATAAGTCAGTTGGCACAATTTTCATCTCTAGAACAGATGGCAAACTTAAATAGTTCAACTAAGATGGGGACTGCAAACTCACTTATGAATAAATATGTGACCTTTAGTGATACAGATGAGCAGGGAAATAATGTAAGTGGACAGGTAGTTGGAGTTATTAAAGATGGAGATGATATAGAGCTTAATGTGCTTATGGGGCAGGAAAAAGACAAAGATGGAAATATGGTTGATAAATATGAAAAGTTCAATATAGATGATGCAGAAAAGATTGTTGATTTAGGAGATACAACTAATTTCACTGTTAGTAGTAATATGTTGTTAAATGCAACTTCACTTATAGGAAAAAAGGTTAATTTGGATGATAAAGATTCCAGTGGAAATAATTACAGTGGGGTTGTACAATCAGTATCAAGACTATTTGGTGGAATAACAGTAAAAGTAAAACTTTCAGACGGAAGTACAAAGGATTTTGATTTTAAGGATGTTTCAGATGTAGAAAATTCATAGATAAGAAGGTGAATATCTATGGGCTATAGGGTTATTAATGGCAAGTTGTATTTTGCAGCAAATTTAAAAGCAGTATGTAACGAGAAAAATAGTATAAAAAATAATTTGAATGATTCTAAAGATAAAATATCCTTTAAGGATACTTTAACTAGTGAGATTAATAAAGATACAAGTTTTACTATATCAAATCATGCTGCAGAAAGGCTAAGAAGTAGAAATATAAACTTAAATGAAAATGATATGAAAAATATAAATTCTGCCATAAATAAGGCAGAAAATAAAGGATGTAGTGAATCTGCATTGCTTTATAAAAATTCAATATTTATTATATCTATAAAAAATAGAACAGTAATTACAGCACTGGATAAGAATTCAAATAGCGACAATGTATTTACTAACATAGATAGTTTAGTAATAGTATAAAAAGTGGCTGGACCCAAATGGAAGCCATGTTCTGTGGAGTGAAAGAAGCAGAACAACAATACATTAATAAAAAAATTGGAGGAAAAAATATGTTACCATCATTATATACAGCAATTAGCGGACTTAGAGTAAATCAGCAAAAGTTAAATGTAACATCAGATAACATAGCAAATTCATCTACTACGGGTTTTAAATCTAAAAATATGATTTTTGAAGATATGCTGAGTCAAAATCTTTCTGATCCAAGTGCACCAGTAGATGGCGGTCTTGGAGGAATAAATGCGAGACAAAGTGGCCTTGGAGTTAAAGTAGCAGGGATAAATACGGATTTTACTGCAGGAAGTAGTCAAACTACAAATAGAAGTTTGGATTTTATGGCGAATAAGGGAGGAAGCTATTTTGTAGTTAGCCCTGACGGAGATGTCAGCAATGCTAATGGCGGCAATGCTAGTGATACTACTAGTAAAAGTTATTATTATACAAGAGATGGAGCTTTTACTTTAGATGAAGCAGGTAATCTTTTGACCCAAGATGGTTACCACGTTATGGGATATAATGTAGATGATAAAACTGGTGCAATTACAGATACTGCTTCTGGAACAGATACTAGTAATATTGTACCCCCCAAATGTCTTCAAATTGCTCAGTATTATACTAAGGATGGTGCAGTTGATACTGCTCCTCAAGATCAGACTACTGCAGATAATGAAAAGGTTACTTCTTGGTCTGTGGGGCCATCAACAGGAATTATAACTGTAAAAACTGCGCTTGGTTCACATCAGGTGGGACGAATAGCACTAGCTTCTTTTCAAAATGAAGGGGGCCTTGTAAAGGATGGAGGAAATTTGTATGAATCATCTCCAAACTCAGGTGATGCAGCTTATGGAACCCCTGGTACAAATTATGGTTCTCTTAATCAAGGAGCTCTTGAAATGTCAAATGTAGATTTAGCACAACAATTTACAGATATGATAGTAGCTACCAGAGCTTTTCAAGCCAATGGAAAGATAATAACTACGGATGATACTATACTAGAGGATTTGGTTAATTTGAAGAGATAGACATAATTAAAGCTTAAAGTTCAAATATCAAAGTTCAAATAATGATTAGTGTAGTATTTTGTGACATTAGAAAGAAAATTATCATTATCTGTTATTTATTCTTTGGTATTTAGTAATAGGTGATAAGTGACAAAGTTAGTGAAAAAATGTCACTTATCACTAAAAAATTACATTTTAGAATAATACAGACGTTTTAAATCCTTGTTAAATGAAAAAATTGTACATATCAGCTCAAATTGGAATTATAATATAATATATAACAGTACATTTAGGAGGATTTTTATGATAAGATTAACTGGACTCGATAATAAAGAATTTATTATAAATGCAGATGCTATAGAAAAATTAGAAGCTATACCTGAAAGCTTAATAACTTTAACTAATGGTAAAAAATATTTAGTAAAAGAATCTAATGAGGAAATAGTAGAAAAAGTTATAAAATATAAAAGAAAAATATACACAGGAAATTTTGACTAATTAATAATTAATAATTATTAACTATTAATTATTAACTATTAAGTAAGGGGGATACACTATGGAAAATAAAGCAGAAAAAAAAGGTTCATCTAAAATCAAAATTATTGCTATAGGTATATTAATATTGGCGGTGGTAGCAGGAGGGGCCTTTTTTGGATATAATAATTTCATAAAAGACAAAAAAAACACTGCTAAAAATGCTGTACAACAGGTTAATACTCAGCAGGTTAATACTCAGCAGGTTGTAAACAATGGACAAACTGCTGGAACAGTTGCAAATTCGTTAGATCAGGTTGTATCTTCCCAAACTTTTCAACTTGACGAGGTTACAGTAAACTTGGCAGATGAAGGTGGAAACAGATATTTAAAGGTTGCAGTTTACCTAGGATTTAATGATAAAAAACTTACAGCTGAATTGACTGCCAAAAAACCAATTGTAACTGATGCAGTTATTGAAATCTTAAGAACAAAGAAAGCAGCAGATATAAGTGCTAAAAATATGAACAATATAAAATTGGAAATAATTCAAAAAATAAATCCTATGCTGGAAAAGGGACAGCTAAACAATGTATATTTCACAGACATTATAATTCAATAGTACTTTTATGAGTTTATCCTAAAAAGGAGAATATAAATGGATTTACAATTTATGTGGATGATTTTTAGAACAGTAATAGCTCTTCTATTTGTAATTTTTTTAATATATATTTCTGCAAAATATGGTGGAGAAAAACTTAAGAATGTTCAAA contains:
- a CDS encoding flagellar hook-length control protein FliK yields the protein MNVNMLNLMSSMNVQTPKVQSSSSSQNSTFDSFVKSGSNDNNSKVDTRDTTYKPSNESIDKNNNVSVDKNTTKVQSSNSNSENKNAVDNEQSDDSKIETYLKKAGFTDEEIADIKQKIKDGSIDKNSVLSLLSLLFGNNQGIQSKSNDFLNMVTKELSSEISKVSTNGDSLQSILNQEISKSLSDTSNKDVSGNVKDVLNKALDKKLDFLVDILNKFDKSGQLTQKLSKKIADNIMSKLSNVMSNSSENDISDLKSQIYTELLQKLNPKLADNLNSGKNVSTNNLFQIISQNRQMIENLDTTGSSLQNSSNGNKNSTGGNSKNTDILNKILSSDGEDTKDNKISKAVNFMTQFNNVKGGNILVNATDAQSLNLNKATFNSDMIKTLKYMDLNDVKQLTVKINPKELGDITINLVMEEGKMKAVLTASNKDAYNLLNSNMQDLSNKLQNNDIKVQSFSLNLYHEDTTFFKNGDNGSQNQDNEKRNKTLTVNSIQEEDAQEEIDYYSDSNVNMLA
- a CDS encoding flagellar hook capping FlgD N-terminal domain-containing protein: MDITGAGNNSTNQKSYSYPIDTNSSSDTTSNGTKIVKKNNDIDKNMFLKILSAELANQDPTSSDSQSSTQYISQLAQFSSLEQMANLNSSTKMGTANSLMNKYVTFSDTDEQGNNVSGQVVGVIKDGDDIELNVLMGQEKDKDGNMVDKYEKFNIDDAEKIVDLGDTTNFTVSSNMLLNATSLIGKKVNLDDKDSSGNNYSGVVQSVSRLFGGITVKVKLSDGSTKDFDFKDVSDVENS
- a CDS encoding TIGR02530 family flagellar biosynthesis protein is translated as MGYRVINGKLYFAANLKAVCNEKNSIKNNLNDSKDKISFKDTLTSEINKDTSFTISNHAAERLRSRNINLNENDMKNINSAINKAENKGCSESALLYKNSIFIISIKNRTVITALDKNSNSDNVFTNIDSLVIV
- a CDS encoding flagellar hook-basal body protein, which translates into the protein MLPSLYTAISGLRVNQQKLNVTSDNIANSSTTGFKSKNMIFEDMLSQNLSDPSAPVDGGLGGINARQSGLGVKVAGINTDFTAGSSQTTNRSLDFMANKGGSYFVVSPDGDVSNANGGNASDTTSKSYYYTRDGAFTLDEAGNLLTQDGYHVMGYNVDDKTGAITDTASGTDTSNIVPPKCLQIAQYYTKDGAVDTAPQDQTTADNEKVTSWSVGPSTGIITVKTALGSHQVGRIALASFQNEGGLVKDGGNLYESSPNSGDAAYGTPGTNYGSLNQGALEMSNVDLAQQFTDMIVATRAFQANGKIITTDDTILEDLVNLKR
- a CDS encoding flagellar FlbD family protein; the encoded protein is MIRLTGLDNKEFIINADAIEKLEAIPESLITLTNGKKYLVKESNEEIVEKVIKYKRKIYTGNFD
- a CDS encoding flagellar basal body-associated FliL family protein; translated protein: MENKAEKKGSSKIKIIAIGILILAVVAGGAFFGYNNFIKDKKNTAKNAVQQVNTQQVNTQQVVNNGQTAGTVANSLDQVVSSQTFQLDEVTVNLADEGGNRYLKVAVYLGFNDKKLTAELTAKKPIVTDAVIEILRTKKAADISAKNMNNIKLEIIQKINPMLEKGQLNNVYFTDIIIQ